The Nonlabens spongiae genome contains a region encoding:
- a CDS encoding mechanosensitive ion channel family protein produces the protein MLENLNAETILNVILEYGVPIIKALLLYIIGGWLIKRAVKIIGKLMEKRGYEITLQKFLINIITYGLWILLLVALIGTLGIETAGLAAALAAAGLAIGLALQGSLSNFAGGVLLLLFKPFKVGDTIEAQGVTGTVKEIDILQTKILLFSRKLAIVPNGPLLNGNIINFNTEGILRCETTIGVSYDADIPKTLERLRKLCTDHPLVLEDPAPVVQVVENADSSINIIVRPYTLTADVWTVNFYLQENFVSALAEIGVEVPFPQRVIHQAVKPVEEK, from the coding sequence ATGTTAGAAAATCTCAATGCAGAGACCATCTTAAATGTAATACTGGAATATGGTGTTCCTATAATTAAGGCACTTCTGCTTTATATCATCGGAGGATGGCTCATTAAAAGAGCCGTTAAGATTATAGGTAAGTTGATGGAAAAGCGTGGTTATGAAATCACATTGCAAAAGTTCCTTATCAATATTATCACCTACGGTCTTTGGATCCTACTGCTAGTTGCATTAATCGGAACTCTGGGAATTGAGACCGCAGGTCTTGCTGCCGCCCTAGCTGCTGCTGGTCTAGCCATAGGTCTTGCGTTGCAGGGGTCTTTATCTAATTTTGCTGGTGGAGTCTTATTACTTCTTTTCAAGCCTTTTAAAGTAGGCGATACCATCGAAGCTCAAGGCGTGACCGGAACAGTAAAGGAGATCGATATACTTCAAACTAAAATTCTATTGTTTTCGCGCAAGCTAGCCATCGTGCCTAACGGACCTTTACTCAATGGGAACATCATCAATTTCAATACTGAAGGTATTTTAAGATGTGAGACAACAATTGGTGTGAGCTACGATGCTGATATACCAAAAACTCTAGAGCGATTACGCAAGCTTTGTACAGATCACCCCCTAGTTCTTGAAGATCCAGCTCCTGTTGTTCAGGTAGTTGAAAATGCAGATAGTTCTATCAATATTATCGTGCGGCCATATACGCTTACTGCAGATGTCTGGACGGTCAACTTCTATCTACAAGAAAACTTCGTTTCTGCTCTTGCAGAGATAGGTGTGGAAGTACCATTCCCACAGCGCGTTATTCACCAAGCGGTGAAGCCAGTAGAGGAAAAATAG